Genomic DNA from uncultured Acetobacterium sp.:
TTAAATTTACCAAGGAATGGGGGGAATACCTAAGTACCCCTGAATCCTGGAATGAATCATATTACCAGACGGCTTATAATAATACTGATTTCGGATTGCAAAATGGCTGGTATGAAGACCCCGCCAATTGGCACAGTTTCAATGATTTTTTCAGCCGCTATCTGATCTCGCCTTCAGTTCGTCCGATTGCCTCCCCCGAAGACAATGCGGTGGTGGTCGCCCCGGCTGATTCAGTCCCACAGGGCGTCTGGCAGATTGATGGTGATTCCCGGGTTGTTGGAGATGGCGTGAAAATAAAATCACTGACCTTTGATTCAATCCCGTCGCTGCTCGGTGAGGGCAGCAGCTACAGTGACGCATTCGCTGGTGGCGTGTTGACGCACACTTTCTTGAACGTACAGGACTATCATCGGTTCCACTTTCCTGTTGGCGGAAAAATTTTAGAAGTCAGATCGGTTTATCAGGATGATGCCGTTGGCGGTATCACCTACTGGGATGCTTCAGCAAACCGCTACATGCTTAATGCCGAAGATTACGGCTGGCAGGCAGTTGAAACCCGGGGCTGTGTAATTCTTGAGACGGCAGACTATGGTTTAATAGCCCTGATGCCGGTAGGAATGTCACAGGTTTCCTCAGTTATTTTTGAGGATAACATTAAACCGGGCACCGTTGTAAACAAGGGCGACATGCTTGGTTATTTCCTGTTTGGCGGTTCGGACTATGTGATGATCTTCCAGAATGGAGCCGGTTTTGAAATGACCGCCGAAAAAAATGCCGATGGTGTAGGATATGCCCATCTATTGATGGGTCAATCCTATGGTGTTATGACCGGCAACCCGACTGCTTATGCTAATTCAAATAGTAACGTAATTTGGGAGAGTGTAATTTCAGTTAGCTTGATTATCGTTCTAGTTGGCGGTGTTGCTGTGGCAGTGAGGCGATCAAAAACGACTTTGTAAATAATGAAATGACAAACGAAGACAATGTTGTTTTTGTTTTGATTTCCAAACGAGTAAAAACAGACCCACAATGAAATTAATAGAAATCGACCAAAACTGATAATAATCGTTTTGGTCGATTTTTTATGCCCGTGATTCAGTTATGATAAAAAATATAAAACATACATAATAAAATAGTGTGATAATAGACTAAAATAGACTAAAACATATTGAAACAATACAAAACAAATGTTATATTATAAAAAGAAATAATAATCGATTTAAGAAATAGTGATACCGAATTATCTTTAACAGTCAAAAGGTTTTTAAGACATAAACTGTCTGATCAATAAAAACGCACAGGATGCATTGACATAAGCACAGAAAGTCACGATGGTGTGGGTAAAACCAACCCTTTTCGTTTGGTGCTGATCGATGAGAAAGAGTAGGATTATGACAAACCGGCATTTGAACATATTTATTACTGTCTGTAACGAAGGGAGCATGACAAGGGCAGCCAATAAACTATTCATGACACAACCCTCTGTGAGTCAGGCGATTAAAGAATTGGAAAGCTATTATGATGTACGGCTTTTTGAACGACTGTCCCGAAAGATATTTGTTACCGATGCTGGCCGAAACCTTTATGAATATGCCAGTCATATTGTCAGCCTGTATGTAAAGGCAGAAGATAGTCTGAAACGAAACGGTTTGCGAAAAAACTTAAGTATTGGTGTTAATTACACCGTTGGCGCAGTTCTGATTCATCGTTATATTCGTGAGTACCGAGCGCTTTATAC
This window encodes:
- a CDS encoding phosphatidylserine decarboxylase; the protein is MKRFFSLFLIVSLLLMSTPMVWATDATHEPITQELILMVDHNPELSTLLTKSIEQAKTVNPDKNTNPVQSLEEFYDFIDWADHAMPWSILPNVGNEYPGLYDQIDQSLDYFYFITDQPLVELEGLGYYNNSLQYHEPYRSWMIKFTKEWGEYLSTPESWNESYYQTAYNNTDFGLQNGWYEDPANWHSFNDFFSRYLISPSVRPIASPEDNAVVVAPADSVPQGVWQIDGDSRVVGDGVKIKSLTFDSIPSLLGEGSSYSDAFAGGVLTHTFLNVQDYHRFHFPVGGKILEVRSVYQDDAVGGITYWDASANRYMLNAEDYGWQAVETRGCVILETADYGLIALMPVGMSQVSSVIFEDNIKPGTVVNKGDMLGYFLFGGSDYVMIFQNGAGFEMTAEKNADGVGYAHLLMGQSYGVMTGNPTAYANSNSNVIWESVISVSLIIVLVGGVAVAVRRSKTTL